One window of uncultured Erythrobacter sp. genomic DNA carries:
- a CDS encoding ribose-phosphate pyrophosphokinase, giving the protein MKIMSGNSNLPLARAIAAYLEIPLTEASVRRFADEEIFVEIHENVRGEDVFIVQPTSFPANDNLMELLICIDALRRASAKRITAVVPYFGYARQDRKPGPRTPISAKLVANLITQAGADRVLAVDLHAGQIQGFFDIPTDNLYAAPVMAADIQARYGDQDLMVVSPDVGGVVRARALAKRLDNAPLAIVDKRRDRPGESEVMNIIGDVSGRHCVLIDDIVDSGGTLCNAAEALLENGAKSVAAYITHGVLSGGAVARVDGSKLKELVITDSIRPTEATEKSNKLRLLPIAPLVGEAIRRIADESSVSSLFD; this is encoded by the coding sequence ATGAAGATCATGTCGGGCAATTCGAACCTGCCGCTTGCGCGCGCAATTGCGGCCTATCTCGAAATCCCGCTGACCGAGGCAAGCGTCCGCCGGTTCGCCGACGAGGAAATCTTCGTCGAAATCCATGAAAATGTCCGCGGCGAGGATGTGTTTATCGTCCAGCCGACCAGTTTTCCGGCCAATGACAATCTGATGGAGCTGCTGATCTGCATCGACGCGCTGCGCCGCGCTTCGGCCAAGCGGATCACCGCAGTGGTCCCCTATTTTGGCTATGCGCGCCAAGATCGCAAACCCGGCCCGCGCACGCCGATTTCGGCCAAGCTGGTTGCCAATCTGATCACCCAGGCAGGGGCTGACCGTGTGCTGGCAGTGGACTTGCATGCGGGCCAGATTCAGGGCTTCTTCGATATCCCGACCGACAATCTCTACGCAGCGCCCGTCATGGCTGCCGATATTCAGGCGCGTTACGGCGATCAGGATCTGATGGTCGTCTCGCCTGATGTTGGCGGTGTGGTCCGCGCCCGCGCGCTCGCCAAACGGCTCGACAACGCTCCGCTCGCCATCGTCGACAAACGCCGCGACCGTCCGGGCGAGAGCGAAGTGATGAACATTATCGGCGACGTTTCGGGGCGCCACTGCGTGCTGATCGACGACATCGTCGATTCCGGCGGCACCCTGTGCAACGCGGCTGAGGCCCTGCTTGAAAACGGTGCAAAGTCGGTCGCGGCCTACATCACCCACGGCGTGCTCTCAGGCGGCGCAGTGGCGCGGGTCGACGGCTCGAAGCTGAAAGAGCTGGTCATCACCGACTCGATCCGCCCGACCGAAGCGACGGAAAAATCCAACAAACTCCGCCTGCTCCCGATCGCCCCGCTGGTCGGCGAGGCAATCCGCCGGATTGCGGATGAGAGTTCGGTAAGCTCGCTGTTCGACTAG